One window of the Salvia miltiorrhiza cultivar Shanhuang (shh) chromosome 6, IMPLAD_Smil_shh, whole genome shotgun sequence genome contains the following:
- the LOC130990756 gene encoding uncharacterized protein LOC130990756 — protein sequence MEEVVKRVPLDTSRDPFDEVQIKSKVDFTTEERKQEELDNLAKSIISRTVPDKHVTKIIKCKTVKEMWDTLEGMCIGSEEINENKLSIACQKFDSFLMLKNESIDEMELRFNHILNENKPGFNQRPTNKLFSDLVANEFDIQRNLETKKVGGLDDDAPSVSKRAALKVSAKESKKQSNEPTKLKPETSSEKRESKCRYSADRSGQRKASTTDLKDVECYGCKKKGNYKSESPELSQAERKEMKARRDRNYAKKKVRVAKDAGSSEYASELSAFNSTSSVDENQALMAKDTESVADNTGNSYDNRMNGPEETTQNLKVARENSRLEEKLKISTSECERASHEIKRLTYKLEETVNDCMKKSPMMNNFPSKAIVENIGGKVVPVDKGKKVII from the exons AAGTTGTCAAGCGGGTGCCATTGGATACTTCAAGAGATCCATTTGATGAAGTACAGATCAAGTCAAAGGtcgacttcaccacagaagagaGAAAACAAGAAGAGCTCGACAATCttgccaaaagcatcatctccagAACAGTCccagacaagcacgtcaccaaaATCATTAAGTGCAAGACTgtaaaggagatgtgggacactCTAGAAGGAATGTGCATTGGATCAGAGGAGATAAATGAGAATAAGCTATCTATAGCTTGTCAAAAGtttgactccttcctcatgctcaagaatgaatcaatCGACGAGATGGAGCTCAGATTCAATCATATCCTCAATGAA AataagccaggattcaaccAGCGACCAACGAACAAGCTTTTTTCAGATCTCGTGGCAAATGAattcgacatccagagaaatctaGAAACAAAGAAAGTTGGAGGATTAGACGATGATGCTCCATCAGTATCGAAAAGAGCAGCGCTGAAAGTTTCAGCAAAGGAGAGCAAGAAACAGTCGAATGAACCGACTAAACTCAAACCtgagacttcttca gaaaagagagagagcaaGTGCAGATATTCCGCTGACAGAAGCGGACAAAGGAAAGCATCCACAACTGATctaaaagatgtggaatgctatggatgcaagaagaaagggaACTACAAATCAGAATCCCCTGAATTGTCGCAAGCAGAGCGCAAAGAGATGAAAGCCAGGAGAGATCGCAATTatgcgaagaagaaagtgaGGGTTGCTAAAGATGCAGGATCTTCCGAATATGCATCAGAATTATCCGCCTTCAACTCCACCAGCTCAGTTGATGAGAACCAAGCCCTCATGGCTAAGGACACCGAAAGCGTAGCTGACAACACTggcaacagctacgacaatagAATGAATGggccagag GAGACAACTCAGAATTTGAAGGTAGCTCG GGAGAACAGCCGAttggaagaaaagctcaaaaTTTCTACATCGGAATGTGAGAGAGCCTcacatgaaatcaagaggctcactTACAAACTGGAGGAAACAGTCAATGACTGCATGAAGAAATCTCCCATGATGaacaactttccatcaaaagccATTGTGGAGAATATCGGAGGAAAAGTGGTTCCTGTCGATAAAGGAAAGAAAGTCATAATCTAG